From the Candidatus Bathyarchaeota archaeon genome, one window contains:
- a CDS encoding ABC transporter ATP-binding protein translates to MNLTINKLSFSYASVPILKDLELFVEPGEVLSIVGPNGSGKSTLLKCINRILKPKENSVLIDGEDCSKIKLKELSKLMGYVPQSSTSTFPFTVFDVVLMGRRPYVNWSLSDRDTEIVAEMLDYLGIGELAMRHFNELSGGEQQKVIIARALAQQPKVMLLDEPTSSLDVRHQLEILCILRSLTQQGDRSVIVTMHDLNLACRFSDRMVMIKHGKIFACGTPQEVINEPNIEQVYGIKSKVSCSFMGIPQITPLISGLNKLKGNVMPVEFAKQHA, encoded by the coding sequence ATGAATCTAACTATAAACAAGTTGTCGTTTAGCTACGCAAGTGTTCCAATTCTTAAGGATTTGGAGCTTTTTGTGGAGCCAGGCGAAGTATTAAGCATTGTAGGTCCAAACGGCTCAGGCAAAAGCACCCTGCTCAAATGCATAAACCGTATCCTAAAACCTAAAGAAAACTCTGTTCTTATCGACGGCGAAGACTGCAGCAAAATCAAACTCAAAGAACTATCCAAACTCATGGGGTACGTTCCGCAAAGCTCAACTAGCACTTTTCCTTTCACCGTTTTTGATGTTGTTCTCATGGGGCGTCGACCCTACGTCAACTGGAGCCTAAGCGACCGCGACACCGAAATCGTAGCCGAAATGCTAGACTATCTAGGCATTGGCGAGTTAGCTATGCGCCACTTCAATGAACTTAGCGGCGGTGAACAACAAAAAGTCATCATAGCCCGAGCCCTAGCCCAGCAACCCAAAGTGATGCTGCTTGACGAACCCACAAGCTCACTTGACGTACGCCACCAACTCGAAATCCTATGCATACTTCGAAGCTTAACCCAACAAGGCGACCGCTCCGTAATCGTCACAATGCACGACCTAAACCTAGCCTGCCGCTTCTCAGACCGAATGGTAATGATCAAACACGGCAAAATCTTTGCATGCGGAACCCCCCAAGAAGTCATAAACGAACCAAACATCGAACAAGTCTACGGCATCAAATCCAAAGTCTCATGCTCCTTCATGGGCATCCCCCAAATCACGCCGCTAATCTCGGGACTCAACAAACTCAAAGGCAACGTCATGCCCGTAGAATTCGCCAAACAGCACGCCTAA
- the cobN gene encoding cobaltochelatase subunit CobN encodes MRPLKLALATTIPTDALPFISALDAVNKRFGKEVATARIWSGGTFQDFGALDEFIQFAKTTDITLVHLMGDLPDFDTLVSSLKTVGAPILITGSFFAQNKKYRELSTVEEEDYQKAFRYLNYGGKKNFENLLLYLSNRFVGTSYDFDVASSPVWEGIYHPDFEDVPSLDEYLQAKVQPNRLTVGIWFHQSQWQGGNTSFIDSLIREFENQNVNVLPLFFSGIKDDSLGIKGLEWVIENLCMKNGKPLVDVVVSALAFTLAASPSSKIGASDLLKKLDVPVIKAITTCNTYEEWRSTLQGLSIMDLPASIAMPEFDGALITVPIAAMDFSKTNAQTGTKIISFEPIPERIAKVARLSIKWGKLRRLSNKEKRVAIIFHNYPPRNDTIGHAFGLDASVSVMNILQRLRDEGYLLDYMPESSQKLMDVIINGLTNDRRWASKQELDERAIAKVPNTQYLKWFAELPPDLQEKMLHDWGAPPGNLFSHNSHLLISGILNGNIYIGLQPPRGFLEDPSSIYHSPDLSMPHHYYAYYRWIRDVFKADVIMHIGTHGSLEWLPGKSVGLSSSCSPDATISDLPNIYPYVITNPGEGTQAKRRSYCCIIEHLVPVMHNADTYEELAALEVQLQEYYHAKAVDKDKMPVIRKLIWEQVVQAKLDQDLNVTEESAFEAFDDFIETLHGYIHEISDAQIRDGLHILGEPPTDTRLEEFLVTLTRLSNGSVPSLRQSLAELKGYDYEFLLANKGKLGADGRTNGDVLKEMGNLAFELIQAFSAKDYNKQEIPTITTQVLGETNDKISHCLSYISEFLVPSLAATTDELSNTLSGCSGGFVPSGASGSITRGLADILPTGRNFYSVDPRAVPSQASWRVGKALADSLLERYLQDEGKYPESVGIVIWATDTMKTKGDDIAEILYLMGVRPVWEESSGRVVDVEAIPLDELKRPRIDVTVRMSGLFRDTFPNIVHLIDQAVLLVASLKESHQQNFIAKHVEVEVTQKTAEGANAAQAREEACYRIFGDRPGAYGCGVSDAIDAKNWNDQKDLSDIYVTWGSYAYTKQTYGKAVPEQFRLRLSKINVTVKNQDSREYDILDGDDWYDAHGGMINAVRVIGGKAPRSFCGDSSDPDRVKVRSTQEETCHVMRSRILNPKYIQSVKRHGYQGAADFSRIFDFVVGWDATVEVVEDWMYESLANKYALDKQMQQWFEDVNPCALQNIVERLLEAIERDMWNASEDMKKQLQQLYLEIEGLLESQNETKNKEQQK; translated from the coding sequence ATGCGCCCGCTTAAACTAGCCTTAGCCACCACCATACCCACAGATGCTCTTCCTTTCATATCTGCCCTTGACGCAGTAAACAAACGCTTTGGCAAAGAAGTGGCAACCGCAAGGATTTGGAGCGGCGGCACCTTTCAAGACTTTGGCGCCCTAGACGAATTCATACAGTTCGCTAAAACCACCGACATAACCCTTGTGCATCTGATGGGTGATTTGCCAGACTTTGACACGCTGGTCTCCTCGCTTAAAACCGTGGGTGCCCCCATTTTAATTACGGGCTCTTTTTTTGCGCAAAACAAAAAATACCGCGAGCTTTCCACGGTTGAAGAAGAAGACTACCAAAAAGCCTTCAGGTACCTTAACTACGGCGGAAAAAAGAACTTCGAAAACCTCCTACTGTACCTGTCTAACCGTTTTGTTGGCACCAGCTACGATTTTGATGTTGCTTCTTCGCCTGTATGGGAAGGCATTTATCATCCTGATTTTGAAGACGTGCCAAGCCTTGATGAATACCTGCAAGCAAAAGTTCAGCCCAACCGCTTAACCGTAGGCATCTGGTTCCATCAAAGCCAATGGCAAGGCGGCAACACAAGCTTCATCGACAGCCTAATACGCGAATTCGAAAACCAAAACGTGAATGTTCTTCCCCTGTTTTTTAGCGGCATAAAAGATGACTCCTTAGGCATCAAAGGCTTAGAATGGGTCATAGAGAACCTGTGCATGAAAAACGGCAAACCCCTAGTCGATGTCGTAGTTAGCGCCCTTGCTTTTACTTTGGCTGCTTCGCCATCTTCTAAAATTGGCGCGTCGGATTTGCTAAAAAAGCTCGATGTCCCAGTGATTAAAGCCATAACCACCTGCAACACCTACGAAGAATGGCGCAGCACCCTCCAAGGCTTAAGCATCATGGACCTGCCCGCAAGCATAGCCATGCCCGAATTCGACGGCGCCCTCATAACCGTACCCATAGCCGCCATGGATTTTTCCAAAACCAACGCCCAAACAGGCACCAAAATAATTAGCTTCGAACCCATACCCGAACGCATCGCAAAAGTGGCTCGGCTAAGCATAAAATGGGGCAAACTACGCAGGCTCTCCAACAAAGAGAAGCGGGTGGCGATTATTTTCCATAATTATCCACCGCGAAACGATACTATCGGGCACGCGTTTGGGTTGGATGCTTCGGTTTCAGTTATGAACATTTTGCAGAGACTGCGAGATGAGGGTTACTTGCTCGATTACATGCCCGAGAGTAGCCAGAAGTTGATGGATGTTATTATTAACGGTTTGACTAATGACCGTCGCTGGGCAAGCAAGCAAGAGCTTGATGAACGCGCCATAGCCAAAGTCCCCAACACGCAGTACCTAAAATGGTTCGCCGAGTTGCCCCCTGACCTGCAAGAAAAGATGCTTCATGACTGGGGCGCGCCACCCGGCAACCTCTTTAGCCACAACAGCCACCTGCTCATCTCAGGCATACTCAACGGCAACATCTACATCGGACTCCAGCCCCCACGTGGCTTCCTAGAAGACCCCTCCAGCATCTACCACAGCCCTGACCTCTCAATGCCCCACCACTATTACGCCTATTATCGCTGGATACGCGACGTCTTCAAAGCAGACGTAATCATGCACATCGGAACCCACGGCTCTTTAGAGTGGCTCCCCGGCAAATCCGTAGGTCTCTCCTCTTCATGTTCTCCTGACGCCACAATTTCAGACCTGCCAAACATTTACCCCTACGTAATCACAAACCCTGGGGAGGGGACGCAGGCAAAACGGCGCAGTTACTGCTGCATTATCGAGCACTTGGTTCCTGTTATGCACAACGCTGACACGTATGAGGAACTTGCCGCGCTTGAAGTGCAACTGCAAGAGTACTACCACGCCAAAGCCGTTGACAAAGACAAAATGCCCGTTATACGAAAGCTGATTTGGGAACAAGTCGTGCAAGCTAAGCTAGACCAAGACCTCAACGTAACCGAAGAATCAGCATTTGAAGCCTTTGATGATTTCATCGAAACCCTGCACGGGTACATCCACGAAATCTCGGACGCCCAAATCCGCGACGGACTCCACATTTTAGGTGAACCCCCAACCGATACGCGCCTAGAAGAGTTTTTGGTTACCCTAACACGGCTAAGCAACGGCTCGGTTCCTTCTTTGCGTCAATCCCTTGCTGAGTTGAAGGGTTACGATTACGAGTTTTTGCTTGCCAACAAGGGCAAACTTGGTGCGGATGGAAGAACTAACGGTGATGTTCTCAAGGAGATGGGCAATTTAGCGTTTGAACTCATCCAAGCCTTCAGCGCTAAAGACTACAACAAACAAGAAATCCCCACCATAACCACGCAGGTCCTTGGCGAAACAAACGACAAAATCAGCCACTGCCTCTCCTACATTTCAGAATTTCTAGTGCCCTCACTAGCGGCAACCACCGACGAATTATCTAACACGCTATCAGGCTGCTCAGGCGGCTTTGTCCCTTCAGGCGCTTCAGGCTCCATAACCCGCGGCTTAGCAGATATTTTGCCCACGGGCAGAAACTTTTATTCTGTTGACCCGCGCGCGGTTCCGTCGCAGGCTTCTTGGCGCGTTGGCAAAGCTTTGGCGGATTCGCTGCTTGAGCGTTACTTGCAAGACGAAGGCAAATACCCCGAAAGCGTAGGCATAGTCATCTGGGCAACTGACACCATGAAAACCAAGGGCGACGACATAGCCGAAATTCTGTACCTGATGGGTGTGCGCCCTGTATGGGAGGAATCCAGTGGTCGTGTCGTAGATGTGGAAGCCATACCCCTTGACGAGCTAAAGCGCCCCCGCATCGACGTTACGGTGCGCATGAGCGGATTGTTCCGCGACACCTTCCCCAACATCGTGCACCTTATCGACCAAGCCGTACTCTTGGTTGCCTCACTCAAGGAGTCGCATCAGCAAAACTTTATCGCCAAACACGTAGAAGTCGAAGTAACCCAGAAAACCGCCGAAGGCGCAAACGCGGCGCAGGCACGTGAAGAAGCATGCTACCGCATTTTTGGCGACCGCCCTGGAGCCTACGGCTGCGGAGTTAGCGACGCCATTGACGCTAAAAACTGGAACGACCAAAAAGACCTAAGCGACATATACGTCACATGGGGCAGCTACGCCTACACCAAACAAACCTACGGCAAAGCAGTACCCGAACAGTTCCGACTGCGCCTTAGCAAAATCAACGTGACAGTGAAGAACCAGGATTCGCGCGAGTATGACATACTCGACGGCGACGACTGGTATGATGCTCATGGCGGCATGATTAACGCAGTGCGCGTTATAGGCGGCAAAGCGCCCCGTTCATTTTGCGGCGATAGCTCTGATCCTGACCGCGTCAAAGTCAGAAGCACCCAAGAGGAAACCTGCCACGTCATGCGCAGCCGCATCTTAAACCCCAAGTACATCCAAAGCGTAAAGCGCCACGGGTATCAGGGAGCTGCGGATTTTTCGCGTATTTTTGATTTTGTTGTGGGCTGGGATGCTACGGTGGAGGTGGTTGAGGACTGGATGTATGAGTCTTTGGCTAACAAGTACGCTTTGGATAAGCAGATGCAACAGTGGTTTGAGGACGTGAACCCTTGCGCGTTGCAAAATATCGTTGAGCGCTTGCTTGAAGCTATTGAACGTGACATGTGGAACGCTTCTGAGGATATGAAAAAACAGCTTCAACAACTCTACTTAGAAATTGAAGGATTGCTTGAGAGCCAAAACGAAACCAAAAACAAGGAGCAACAAAAATGA
- a CDS encoding ATP-binding cassette domain-containing protein encodes MDEFIITDQLTKNYGSVKAVDGLDLKVHTGEVFGFLGPNGAGKTTTIRVMTTLTKPTSGSVTISGFDVVKDADKVKKVIGVVQQHLSLDRDLTVRENMEFRARLHHLDKSERKHRISELLDYVELSDCADRMVDTLSGGMKKRAAIVSSLLHKPKVLFLDEPTVGLDAQARRRLWDLVRRLNADGTTIFLTTHYIEEAEALCNRVGIMHHGKLIALDSPLALREKLGNIAVESLIGKESTYRFFADRASANKYVQSLPAEAKTVVIRDSNLEDVFVELTGQKVGGN; translated from the coding sequence TTGGATGAATTTATTATAACTGACCAACTCACAAAAAACTATGGCTCCGTGAAAGCTGTTGACGGTTTAGACTTAAAAGTGCACACGGGCGAGGTTTTCGGGTTTTTGGGTCCTAACGGGGCAGGTAAAACTACTACGATTCGGGTGATGACGACTTTGACTAAGCCAACCTCTGGCAGCGTGACGATAAGCGGGTTTGATGTGGTCAAGGACGCCGACAAAGTCAAGAAAGTCATTGGGGTGGTGCAGCAGCACCTGAGTTTGGACCGTGACTTGACTGTTCGCGAAAACATGGAATTCCGTGCAAGGCTGCATCATCTTGATAAATCGGAGCGTAAACACCGCATAAGCGAATTACTCGACTACGTGGAGCTCTCTGACTGCGCAGACCGCATGGTCGACACCCTCTCAGGAGGCATGAAAAAACGCGCCGCCATAGTCAGCTCCCTCTTGCACAAACCCAAAGTGCTGTTTCTTGACGAACCCACCGTAGGCTTAGACGCTCAAGCAAGACGCCGACTCTGGGACCTAGTAAGGCGCCTAAACGCCGACGGCACCACAATCTTTCTCACCACCCACTACATCGAAGAAGCCGAAGCACTTTGTAACCGCGTAGGCATCATGCACCACGGAAAACTAATCGCCCTAGACTCACCCTTAGCGCTGCGTGAAAAACTCGGAAACATCGCCGTCGAATCCCTCATAGGCAAAGAGAGCACTTACCGCTTTTTTGCTGACCGCGCATCCGCCAACAAATACGTCCAGTCCCTGCCTGCTGAAGCCAAAACCGTAGTGATTCGCGACTCAAACCTTGAAGACGTCTTCGTCGAGTTAACAGGACAAAAAGTGGGGGGCAACTAA
- a CDS encoding adenosylcobinamide amidohydrolase codes for MKQKKLNLSLDGVKAKVVYHNYDGYDLNTLVVGFKEKRCVLSTLDGYKKVSYVANNYTPTKLSMCTMQNYKAFKRRLPLSLGIKPKDVALLSTGVNMDNLAVCEKSYEEFQVCCLATAGAKGNALRTGVDVANYVERNGKFVGPLGTINIFVLTNARLKSGAMARAVITVTEAKTAALEDLHVPSTYTPSAQATGTGTDNVVVVSGTLGKPLLITSGHTKIGELIGAATKTAVTQALKNNDGIKE; via the coding sequence ATGAAACAAAAAAAACTAAACCTTAGTTTGGACGGCGTAAAAGCAAAAGTAGTCTACCACAACTACGACGGCTACGACCTTAACACCTTAGTTGTTGGGTTCAAAGAAAAACGCTGTGTCCTATCAACCTTGGACGGATACAAAAAAGTCAGTTACGTAGCTAACAATTACACTCCAACAAAGCTGTCGATGTGCACCATGCAAAACTACAAAGCCTTCAAACGCCGCTTGCCGCTTTCGCTGGGCATTAAACCCAAAGATGTTGCTCTTCTAAGCACGGGCGTGAACATGGATAACTTGGCGGTCTGCGAGAAATCCTACGAAGAATTCCAGGTTTGCTGTTTGGCAACTGCAGGCGCAAAAGGTAACGCACTGCGCACAGGCGTGGACGTGGCAAACTATGTAGAGCGCAACGGAAAATTCGTTGGTCCCCTTGGAACCATTAACATTTTCGTTTTGACAAATGCTCGGCTTAAAAGTGGTGCTATGGCGCGGGCGGTAATTACGGTGACGGAGGCGAAAACTGCGGCGCTTGAGGATTTGCATGTTCCAAGCACGTACACTCCTTCTGCTCAGGCAACGGGCACGGGTACTGATAACGTGGTTGTGGTTTCAGGAACTTTGGGCAAGCCTTTGCTTATAACCAGTGGACACACAAAAATCGGCGAGTTAATTGGTGCAGCAACCAAAACCGCCGTTACCCAAGCACTGAAAAACAATGACGGTATAAAAGAGTGA
- a CDS encoding ABC transporter substrate-binding protein, protein MKKQTTILSIVLIALIASSSAYGAYTLLNATPSPSPSPSATPTPTPTATPTATPTLTPTSTPTLTPTSTSTSTPTPTVTATPTPTATPTPTPTATPTPTPEPEVITIVDTTGVSMELTLPVTRIVSIIGTDIICALGGEDKIVGRADLTTDEAAIVPSSVLEVPVVAETSFSVNLELVLEQEPELVIASEGLDDDIEQTLRNAGIPVMIEMSMAPRRNTFIQNLGTILEAQETAATLIDFEMYYENLVVERVANLTREEKPLVFFEWYQPWFSTGPNSTYDEMILTAGGVNIAENATAENPPLSAEFVVEANPDVVIRMLTYMDGEEYSDFQTLRTDIMGRAGMDEVKAIQDGEVYVIKNTAFVARRAIGLLYLAKWFHPTLFADINPAQVHTEMIQEFYGVDIEGTFAYPEIITVTDGAGDQMTLQLPVESIVSINSGLTEILCGLGCEDRIVGRDTSSTLPPSVLAIPAVAENSYLPNVELILELEPDVVFADSMLSYNEVYLNQLRDAGIPVFVADPSDPEPSQHSNETIVDFSCKLVTNIASVVGSQEIAEEYVAYVQYYNELVKERIATLTPEQRPRVMLEWYEAYNTFVTPGLDQAGGVNIAENQTEYAPVLSAEFVIEQNPEVIIYMISSLTHTEEDFQVARDSILTRPALNEVDAIVNERVYICDWVARGGFRCAVGYLYWAQWCQPDLFADIDPDAINAEVNQKFFGTHVEGVFVYP, encoded by the coding sequence ATGAAAAAACAAACCACAATTCTATCCATCGTCCTCATCGCATTAATCGCCTCCTCTTCTGCCTACGGAGCCTACACCCTCCTTAACGCAACACCCTCACCCTCCCCATCACCCTCAGCAACTCCCACCCCCACACCAACTGCTACACCAACAGCCACTCCAACGCTGACCCCAACATCCACTCCAACGCTGACCCCAACATCCACCTCCACCTCTACGCCTACACCAACTGTAACTGCGACGCCTACGCCAACCGCTACTCCCACCCCGACACCCACAGCAACTCCAACGCCAACGCCCGAACCTGAAGTCATTACCATAGTTGACACGACTGGTGTTTCTATGGAGTTGACTTTGCCTGTGACTCGTATAGTTTCGATTATCGGAACTGACATTATCTGTGCTTTGGGTGGGGAGGACAAAATTGTAGGCCGCGCAGATTTGACCACGGATGAGGCAGCTATTGTGCCTTCTTCTGTGTTGGAGGTGCCTGTAGTTGCAGAGACCTCGTTTAGCGTTAACTTGGAGTTAGTTTTGGAGCAAGAGCCAGAGTTGGTGATTGCAAGTGAAGGCTTAGACGATGACATCGAGCAGACCCTGCGCAACGCTGGTATACCCGTTATGATTGAAATGTCCATGGCGCCCCGACGAAACACCTTCATACAAAACTTGGGCACAATCTTGGAAGCCCAAGAAACAGCCGCTACCCTCATAGACTTTGAAATGTACTACGAAAACCTCGTGGTAGAACGCGTTGCAAACTTGACTCGCGAAGAAAAACCCCTTGTCTTCTTTGAATGGTATCAGCCATGGTTTAGCACTGGTCCAAACTCTACCTACGATGAAATGATACTAACCGCAGGCGGAGTAAACATTGCTGAAAACGCTACCGCTGAAAACCCGCCGTTGAGTGCTGAATTTGTTGTTGAAGCAAACCCCGACGTAGTTATTCGAATGCTCACGTACATGGACGGAGAGGAGTACAGTGACTTCCAAACTCTAAGAACCGACATCATGGGACGCGCTGGAATGGATGAAGTCAAAGCCATCCAAGACGGCGAAGTCTACGTCATAAAAAACACCGCTTTCGTAGCTAGACGAGCAATTGGCTTGCTCTACTTAGCTAAATGGTTCCACCCCACACTGTTCGCAGACATCAACCCTGCTCAAGTGCATACCGAGATGATACAGGAATTCTACGGCGTAGACATAGAAGGCACATTCGCATACCCCGAAATCATCACTGTTACTGACGGCGCTGGAGACCAAATGACTCTGCAACTTCCCGTAGAAAGTATCGTTAGCATAAACTCGGGCTTAACAGAGATTCTCTGTGGCTTGGGCTGTGAAGACCGCATCGTTGGACGCGACACCTCTTCTACTTTGCCGCCTTCTGTACTTGCAATTCCCGCTGTTGCCGAAAACTCTTACCTGCCAAACGTGGAACTGATTTTGGAGCTTGAACCCGACGTAGTCTTCGCAGATTCCATGCTATCCTACAACGAAGTTTACCTAAACCAGCTTCGAGACGCAGGTATACCCGTTTTCGTAGCTGACCCCTCTGACCCTGAACCCTCCCAACACTCCAACGAAACTATAGTTGACTTTAGCTGCAAACTCGTAACCAACATCGCTTCCGTAGTTGGCAGCCAAGAAATCGCCGAGGAATACGTTGCGTACGTGCAGTACTACAACGAGCTAGTCAAGGAGCGCATTGCAACTTTGACTCCTGAACAGCGACCCCGAGTCATGCTCGAATGGTACGAAGCATACAACACTTTCGTCACGCCCGGCTTAGACCAGGCAGGCGGAGTAAACATTGCCGAAAACCAAACTGAATACGCCCCCGTGCTAAGCGCAGAATTCGTGATAGAACAAAACCCCGAAGTTATCATCTACATGATAAGCAGCCTAACACACACCGAAGAAGACTTCCAAGTTGCACGTGACTCAATCCTGACCCGACCTGCACTAAACGAAGTCGACGCCATAGTTAACGAGAGGGTCTACATCTGCGATTGGGTCGCTAGAGGTGGATTCCGCTGCGCAGTCGGTTACCTCTACTGGGCACAATGGTGTCAGCCCGACCTCTTTGCCGATATAGACCCCGATGCCATAAACGCTGAAGTAAATCAAAAGTTTTTCGGGACACACGTTGAAGGAGTGTTCGTTTACCCATGA
- a CDS encoding ABC transporter permease — translation MFSALGDVYSVLWVDLRNLRRHWRHLVAISLVQPILYLVAFGYGLGRGVSFEGVSYLAFVIPGVVALTSFSTSFSGAASKLQVDRFFYKSFDEFLMSPVSLYSIVIGKALIGVVRGLISSFAILAVGFVLFPELLITPLFLVTLLISCFTFALFGVLVAFVIDSHQGMSAFNSLVILPMTFLCGTFFSLSALPEIGKAFLYALPLTHASTCLRSTALSQPFPWLSLIALAGFGVAFFFASIFVLNKKSV, via the coding sequence ATGTTTAGCGCTTTAGGCGATGTTTATTCGGTTTTGTGGGTTGACCTGCGAAACCTGCGTAGGCACTGGCGTCACTTGGTGGCTATTAGTTTGGTTCAGCCCATTTTGTACCTAGTAGCGTTTGGTTACGGTTTGGGACGCGGCGTTAGTTTCGAGGGCGTTAGTTATTTGGCGTTTGTTATTCCTGGTGTTGTTGCTTTGACTTCTTTTTCCACCAGTTTTAGCGGCGCGGCTTCAAAGCTTCAAGTGGACAGGTTTTTCTACAAAAGCTTTGACGAATTTTTGATGTCGCCTGTAAGCTTGTACTCCATTGTCATTGGAAAAGCCCTCATCGGCGTAGTGCGTGGCTTGATTAGTTCTTTCGCGATCTTGGCGGTTGGGTTTGTCTTGTTCCCTGAGCTTTTGATTACGCCACTGTTTTTGGTGACGTTGCTGATTTCCTGCTTCACGTTCGCATTGTTTGGCGTGCTGGTCGCGTTTGTGATAGATTCCCATCAAGGCATGAGCGCGTTTAACAGCTTGGTGATTTTACCCATGACTTTCCTGTGTGGCACCTTCTTCTCCTTAAGTGCCCTGCCCGAAATCGGCAAAGCCTTCCTGTACGCGTTGCCTCTAACCCACGCAAGTACCTGCTTACGCTCCACTGCCCTCTCACAACCCTTCCCTTGGCTATCCCTCATAGCTCTAGCGGGCTTTGGCGTAGCATTCTTCTTCGCAAGCATCTTTGTCCTCAACAAAAAAAGCGTCTAA
- a CDS encoding iron ABC transporter permease produces the protein MSTAAELKQLYTKGKKRKVLAIFSIFLALIIAFIVSISLGAGSPGFNEAMGVMFSKLFPSAGFDAGTRLTQTIILDLRLPRIVLAMIAGAGLAASGATMQGVLRNPLVSSYILGISSAAGFGAALAIVFGIGVISAYGGYLIIANAFLFSMLAMVLVYGIARLRGITTETVILAGVAVSYLFSAMLSLIQYVAPEHEAVRAVVFWLMGGLNSATWQNIMIMLPIVVLTVVLMIQQSWNINVMSMGESVAVSLGVNSRQVLAVTLILGTLATAAVISFTGVIGFVCLVSPHLARMLIGSDHRFLIPCSLVVGAALLLCSDTVGRLILAPAELPVGIVTSLLGVPFFIYMLLSKRRQSWR, from the coding sequence ATGAGCACCGCTGCAGAACTAAAACAGCTCTACACCAAAGGCAAGAAACGCAAAGTCCTTGCCATATTCTCCATTTTTCTTGCATTAATCATAGCATTTATCGTTTCAATTAGCCTTGGCGCTGGTTCCCCTGGATTTAACGAAGCCATGGGCGTTATGTTTTCAAAGCTTTTTCCCTCAGCGGGTTTTGATGCGGGAACCCGATTAACCCAAACCATCATCTTGGATTTACGGCTCCCCCGTATCGTCTTAGCCATGATTGCAGGCGCAGGTCTTGCAGCTTCAGGCGCTACCATGCAAGGAGTACTAAGAAACCCCCTTGTGTCCTCGTATATTTTGGGAATTTCTTCTGCAGCGGGATTTGGAGCCGCTTTAGCTATCGTTTTTGGAATAGGAGTAATCTCCGCGTATGGTGGTTACTTGATTATTGCTAATGCTTTCCTGTTTAGCATGCTTGCTATGGTGCTTGTTTACGGCATTGCCCGTCTGCGTGGTATAACAACTGAGACCGTTATTCTTGCAGGTGTAGCGGTTAGTTACTTGTTTTCGGCTATGTTGTCTTTGATTCAGTATGTTGCGCCTGAGCATGAAGCTGTGCGGGCGGTGGTGTTTTGGCTTATGGGGGGGCTTAACTCGGCTACTTGGCAAAACATCATGATTATGTTGCCTATTGTGGTGTTGACGGTGGTTTTAATGATTCAGCAATCATGGAACATCAATGTCATGAGCATGGGCGAATCTGTAGCTGTTAGCTTAGGCGTAAACTCTAGACAGGTTCTAGCTGTAACCCTGATCTTGGGAACTTTAGCCACAGCCGCAGTCATATCCTTCACGGGCGTTATCGGGTTTGTCTGTTTGGTTTCTCCGCATCTTGCGCGGATGCTAATTGGAAGCGACCATCGCTTTCTTATTCCCTGTAGCCTTGTTGTTGGGGCTGCTTTGCTTTTGTGCTCTGATACAGTAGGCAGACTGATTCTTGCGCCTGCTGAGTTGCCCGTGGGTATTGTAACTTCCCTTTTGGGTGTCCCGTTCTTCATTTATATGTTATTAAGTAAAAGGAGGCAAAGTTGGAGATGA